A genomic region of Mesobacillus jeotgali contains the following coding sequences:
- a CDS encoding cation diffusion facilitator family transporter, which produces MNEQRYSNLKLGERGAIISILAYILLSVLKLSVGYISDSEALKADGLNNTTDILASLSVLIGLRLSQKPADEDHLYGHWKSEMVASMVASFIIILVGFQVLTSAFTSFFEGTAEAPDLIAAWTGLFSAVIMYFVYRYNRNLARKIKSHSVMAAAKDNLSDSWVSIGTAVGIIGSQFGLPWLDPVTAFIVGALILKTGWDIFREASHQLTDGFDVDLIKEYNETICNIPGVKGIKDLKARSYGNNIVVDCVITVKPTLDISTAHDISTRVEDKLMEEFDIYDVHVHVEPD; this is translated from the coding sequence ATGAATGAACAACGTTATTCCAATTTAAAACTAGGTGAACGCGGTGCAATTATAAGCATCCTCGCTTATATACTTCTTTCTGTATTGAAGCTTTCTGTAGGTTATATCAGCGATTCCGAAGCATTGAAGGCTGATGGTTTGAATAATACGACCGATATTCTTGCCTCGCTGTCCGTCCTCATCGGGTTGAGGCTGTCACAAAAACCTGCGGATGAAGACCATCTTTATGGCCACTGGAAATCGGAAATGGTCGCATCGATGGTAGCATCTTTCATCATAATCCTTGTTGGTTTCCAGGTTTTAACCAGCGCCTTCACATCATTTTTTGAAGGAACTGCCGAGGCGCCAGATCTTATTGCTGCCTGGACAGGATTATTTTCTGCAGTGATTATGTATTTTGTGTATCGTTATAATCGAAACCTTGCACGCAAAATAAAAAGCCATTCGGTCATGGCCGCGGCTAAAGATAACCTGTCCGATTCGTGGGTGAGTATCGGTACTGCTGTTGGCATAATCGGCTCCCAATTTGGTTTGCCATGGCTCGACCCAGTAACAGCATTCATCGTTGGAGCACTCATTTTAAAAACAGGCTGGGACATCTTCCGGGAAGCATCCCACCAGCTGACAGACGGCTTTGATGTAGACCTCATTAAAGAATATAACGAAACCATCTGTAATATTCCTGGTGTAAAGGGAATTAAAGATTTGAAGGCACGAAGCTACGGCAACAATATTGTCGTTGACTGCGTCATCACGGTGAAACCTACCCTCGACATCAGCACCGCTCATGATATCTCGACGAGGGTCGAAGATAAGCTCATGGAAGAATTCGATATATATGACGTCCATGTACATGTAGAGCCGGATTGA
- a CDS encoding TRM11 family SAM-dependent methyltransferase, whose product MRSFFGFDTELSTLESSVKIEPSRSPFIRGRMDVILEGEQIEDLIEQVKKIELAGSTFKVMYVKVAGPDKVDFKERRRFEREVGLHIPGEPELVNPDVLFGIMNVNERWVFGEYHSSEAVWLNHQQKPHSYSTSLSTRVARAVANIAVPDPAGVKAIDPCCGIGTVVVEALSMGIDIVASDVNPLILPGTRENIAHFGYETKVTFKDIRKVTGSYDVAIIDMPYNLCSVITPEEQLEMLQSTYNFADKVVIVTIEPIDSIIGNAGFEIADRCVVRKGNFEREIIVCKK is encoded by the coding sequence ATGCGCTCGTTCTTTGGTTTCGATACAGAGTTAAGTACACTGGAAAGTTCAGTAAAAATAGAACCAAGCAGGAGTCCCTTTATCAGGGGACGAATGGATGTCATCCTTGAAGGTGAGCAAATTGAGGACCTGATTGAGCAAGTGAAGAAGATAGAATTGGCTGGCTCTACTTTTAAAGTAATGTATGTAAAAGTGGCAGGTCCTGACAAGGTAGATTTTAAAGAAAGGCGCCGATTCGAACGGGAAGTGGGTCTGCATATTCCCGGGGAGCCGGAGCTCGTAAATCCAGATGTGCTGTTTGGGATTATGAATGTAAACGAGCGGTGGGTATTTGGTGAATACCACAGCAGTGAAGCGGTTTGGCTGAATCACCAGCAAAAACCGCATAGCTACTCCACCTCATTAAGCACCCGTGTCGCAAGAGCCGTAGCCAATATCGCCGTTCCTGATCCAGCTGGCGTAAAAGCAATCGACCCATGCTGCGGAATTGGAACGGTAGTGGTGGAAGCATTGTCGATGGGGATCGACATCGTTGCGAGTGATGTTAATCCACTCATACTGCCCGGAACAAGGGAGAACATCGCTCATTTTGGCTATGAAACGAAAGTGACATTTAAGGACATCCGCAAAGTCACTGGGAGCTATGATGTGGCGATTATTGATATGCCGTATAATCTGTGCTCGGTAATCACACCCGAAGAGCAGCTCGAGATGCTTCAAAGCACATACAACTTCGCTGACAAAGTAGTCATCGTCACGATTGAACCAATCGACTCTATCATCGGAAATGCCGGCTTTGAAATTGCTGACCGTTGTGTCGTGAGAAAAGGGAACTTCGAACGCGAGATCATTGTATGTAAAAAATAG
- a CDS encoding DEAD/DEAH box helicase yields the protein MSKRSFDDYNLSDEITRALSVLKYESPTEVQEEVIPLALEKQDLVVKSQTGSGKTASFGIPICDMVDWEEKNPQALILTPTRELAVQVREDITNIGRFKRIKAMAVYGKEPFSKQKEELKQKTHVVVGTPGRVIDHIERGTLVLDQIKYLIIDEADEMLNMGFINAVESIIEELPSNRVTMVFSATLPKDVENLCHKYMKDPVNIEIASTGITTNTIDHMLIEVKEEDKISLLKDITVVENPDSCIIFCRTKDNVDNVFAELEEANYSCERLHGGLEQEDRFAVMDGFKMGNFRYLVATDVAARGIDVDNVSLVINYDVPMEKEGYVHRTGRTGRAGNKGKAITLATPYEGKFIRAIERYIGFEIPVTEAPSKQEVARNQAAFDEKISGRRVVKNNKTARINQGITKLHFSGGKKKKLRAVDFVGTIAKIPGVTADDIGIITIHDTMSYVDILNGKGSLVIQAMENATIKGKKLRVSKAIK from the coding sequence ATGAGTAAAAGAAGTTTTGACGATTACAACTTAAGTGACGAAATTACACGCGCCCTCTCAGTGCTGAAATATGAGTCGCCAACAGAGGTTCAGGAAGAAGTCATTCCGTTAGCATTGGAAAAGCAAGACCTTGTCGTTAAATCCCAGACTGGAAGCGGAAAGACGGCTTCATTCGGAATTCCCATTTGCGATATGGTTGATTGGGAGGAAAAGAATCCACAAGCGTTGATTCTCACTCCAACCAGGGAGCTGGCTGTTCAGGTTCGTGAGGATATCACGAATATCGGGCGATTCAAAAGAATCAAGGCCATGGCCGTTTATGGCAAGGAGCCTTTCTCGAAACAGAAAGAGGAATTGAAGCAAAAAACTCATGTCGTAGTCGGTACACCTGGACGCGTCATTGATCATATTGAAAGAGGAACGTTGGTTTTGGACCAAATAAAATATCTCATCATCGATGAAGCAGATGAAATGCTAAACATGGGATTTATTAATGCTGTTGAATCCATTATAGAAGAGCTTCCTTCAAATCGGGTTACCATGGTGTTTTCGGCGACATTGCCCAAGGATGTTGAAAATCTCTGCCATAAATATATGAAGGATCCTGTTAACATCGAAATCGCTTCTACCGGTATCACGACAAATACGATTGACCATATGTTGATCGAAGTGAAAGAAGAGGATAAGATCTCCCTTCTAAAAGATATTACGGTTGTTGAAAACCCTGACAGCTGTATCATTTTTTGCAGGACGAAGGATAATGTCGATAACGTGTTTGCTGAACTTGAAGAAGCAAATTATTCTTGTGAAAGACTTCATGGCGGATTGGAACAAGAAGACCGCTTTGCTGTGATGGATGGCTTCAAGATGGGGAATTTCCGCTACCTTGTGGCCACTGATGTCGCTGCAAGGGGAATTGACGTCGATAACGTTTCGCTTGTCATCAACTATGACGTCCCAATGGAAAAAGAGGGCTATGTGCATCGGACAGGCCGAACGGGACGCGCCGGAAACAAAGGAAAGGCCATTACGCTTGCTACGCCTTATGAAGGCAAATTCATCAGGGCAATCGAACGATACATTGGCTTTGAAATTCCTGTGACAGAAGCTCCGAGCAAGCAGGAAGTTGCAAGAAACCAGGCTGCATTCGATGAAAAAATCAGCGGACGCCGTGTCGTGAAAAATAACAAAACAGCCCGCATCAACCAGGGAATCACGAAGCTTCATTTTAGCGGCGGCAAAAAGAAGAAGCTCCGAGCCGTCGACTTCGTTGGAACCATCGCGAAAATCCCTGGAGTAACCGCAGACGATATCGGCATCATCACGATTCACGATACAATGTCCTATGTAGATATCCTGAACGGAAAAGGCTCGCTTGTCATTCAGGCAATGGAGAATGCAACGATCAAAGGAAAGAAGCTTAGAGTCAGCAAGGCAATTAAATAG
- a CDS encoding DUF3896 family protein codes for MNYQEVKSQLEALQMQLANKMQSPNLSIDEKNELQRAIANYDYIIELTCMNHFERGTGIH; via the coding sequence ATGAACTATCAAGAAGTCAAATCTCAATTAGAAGCTTTGCAGATGCAATTGGCGAATAAGATGCAGAGTCCAAACCTGTCTATAGATGAAAAAAATGAGCTTCAGAGAGCAATTGCAAACTACGACTATATTATCGAACTGACTTGCATGAACCATTTTGAGCGTGGTACTGGTATTCATTAA